A single genomic interval of Methylocystis sp. IM3 harbors:
- a CDS encoding heme-copper oxidase subunit III family protein, with protein sequence MNSPFQSSQIGGVRPSGLPGLLADWSSDQRAFKSASWGKGMMWIFLVSDTFIFSCFLISYMTVRMSTTVPWPNTSELFSLDIAGRSIPLILIAIMTFDLITSSGTMAMAVNFAYARKRKTAAALMFVTAFFGAAFVGMQAFEWTKLIHEGVRPWSNPFGASQFGACFFMITGFHGFHVSVGVVFLLILAAAVWRGDYETGKRGFFTSRRGRYEIVEIMGLYWHFVDLVWVFIFAFFYLW encoded by the coding sequence ATGAATTCTCCCTTCCAGAGCTCGCAGATCGGCGGAGTCCGGCCAAGTGGCCTGCCAGGTCTCCTAGCAGACTGGTCCTCGGATCAGCGCGCGTTCAAGAGCGCATCCTGGGGAAAGGGCATGATGTGGATTTTTCTTGTCAGCGACACATTCATCTTCAGCTGTTTCCTTATCTCCTACATGACTGTACGGATGTCGACGACAGTCCCATGGCCAAACACGAGCGAGCTATTCTCTCTGGACATCGCAGGAAGAAGCATACCCCTCATACTCATCGCCATCATGACATTCGACCTTATTACTAGCTCTGGCACAATGGCGATGGCGGTCAATTTTGCCTACGCGCGCAAGCGAAAGACAGCGGCCGCGTTGATGTTTGTGACCGCCTTTTTCGGCGCAGCATTTGTAGGGATGCAGGCCTTTGAATGGACCAAACTTATCCATGAGGGCGTTAGGCCGTGGAGCAATCCTTTTGGCGCATCCCAGTTCGGAGCCTGCTTCTTTATGATCACCGGCTTCCATGGCTTTCACGTCTCTGTGGGCGTCGTTTTTCTGCTGATTCTCGCGGCCGCTGTCTGGCGTGGGGACTACGAGACTGGCAAACGTGGCTTCTTCACGAGCCGACGAGGGCGTTACGAAATTGTCGAGATCATGGGTCTTTACTGGCACTTCGTCGACCTCGTTTGGGTGTTCATTTTTGCATTTTTCTACCTCTGGTAA
- a CDS encoding cytochrome c oxidase subunit 3 yields MSIMGPIFLLYASIAFLWLWREGIAHAPWVQEGEVLTSHRRSGRTGAGKTGLIVFLAVALCLFSLMCAAFFMRMEEPDWQLPPTPLILWTNTLSLIVSSAALQIAYSAARRGQIARTRAFLVACMLASLVFLLGQIWAWRELVSRGLYASENPANAFFFLLTGAHGLHFIGGFVALVGVTGPTLHRIESEIMTARLGLCAIYWHFLLVVWLLLFMLISGFTDNVGVICRRLLY; encoded by the coding sequence ATGAGTATCATGGGACCGATCTTCCTGCTATACGCTTCAATAGCATTTTTATGGCTGTGGCGCGAAGGAATTGCACACGCCCCTTGGGTGCAGGAAGGAGAGGTCCTAACTTCTCACAGGCGCAGTGGACGTACTGGAGCGGGAAAGACTGGGCTCATTGTATTTCTTGCCGTCGCGCTATGCCTTTTCTCCTTGATGTGCGCCGCTTTTTTCATGCGCATGGAAGAACCCGATTGGCAATTGCCCCCGACGCCACTCATATTATGGACAAACACTCTCTCCCTCATCGTCAGCTCTGCTGCCCTGCAAATCGCATATTCTGCGGCAAGGCGTGGCCAGATCGCGCGCACCAGAGCCTTTCTTGTGGCTTGTATGCTCGCGAGCCTCGTCTTCCTGCTCGGGCAGATCTGGGCCTGGCGCGAACTCGTATCTCGAGGCTTGTACGCTTCCGAAAATCCCGCTAACGCCTTCTTCTTTTTATTGACAGGCGCACACGGTCTGCACTTCATCGGCGGCTTTGTCGCGCTCGTCGGCGTAACAGGGCCCACGCTTCACCGTATCGAGAGTGAGATAATGACTGCGCGCCTCGGTCTCTGCGCCATCTACTGGCACTTTCTTTTAGTCGTCTGGCTTCTGTTATTCATGCTCATTTCCGGTTTTACGGATAACGTCGGCGTCATATGCCGCCGCCTGCTCTACTGA